One Streptomyces coeruleorubidus DNA segment encodes these proteins:
- a CDS encoding ABC transporter ATP-binding protein, with amino-acid sequence MVTQSVTGVESESDQASRLAARGVTVGYGARTVIDDLDVAIPPGVITTIIGPNGCGKSTLLRTLSRLLKPSKGTVVLDGDDIARLRTRDVARKLGLLPQAPVAPEGLTVADLVARGRHPHQSWLRQWSSDDADVVERALAMTGVSDLADRPVDALSGGQRQRVWISMTLAQGTDLLLLDEPTTYLDLAHAMDVLDLVDDLHESGCTVVMVLHDLNLAARYSDNLIVMRAGSILAQGHPRDVLTAELLHEAFGLRAKVIDDPVGDRPLIVPIGRTHVQLD; translated from the coding sequence GTGGTCACTCAGTCCGTCACCGGGGTCGAGTCCGAGTCCGATCAGGCCTCACGGCTGGCAGCCAGGGGCGTCACGGTCGGATACGGCGCCCGGACCGTCATCGACGATCTCGACGTGGCGATACCCCCCGGGGTGATCACCACCATCATCGGCCCCAACGGCTGCGGAAAATCGACCCTGTTGCGGACCCTGTCCCGGCTGCTCAAACCGTCCAAGGGGACGGTCGTGCTGGACGGTGACGACATTGCCCGGCTCAGGACCAGGGACGTGGCGAGGAAACTCGGCCTGCTGCCGCAGGCGCCGGTCGCGCCCGAGGGGCTGACGGTGGCCGACCTGGTCGCCAGGGGTCGCCATCCGCACCAGAGCTGGCTGCGGCAGTGGTCCTCGGACGACGCCGACGTGGTCGAACGCGCGCTGGCCATGACCGGGGTGTCCGACCTGGCCGACCGCCCTGTCGACGCGCTGTCCGGCGGGCAGCGGCAGCGCGTCTGGATCTCGATGACCCTGGCCCAGGGCACCGATCTGCTGCTGCTGGACGAGCCGACCACCTACCTCGACCTGGCGCACGCGATGGACGTGCTCGATCTGGTCGACGATCTGCACGAGTCGGGATGCACCGTGGTGATGGTGCTGCACGACCTCAATCTGGCCGCGCGCTACAGCGACAACCTCATCGTGATGCGGGCGGGTTCGATACTGGCGCAGGGGCATCCCCGTGACGTGCTGACCGCCGAGCTGCTGCACGAGGCGTTCGGACTGCGCGCCAAGGTCATCGACGACCCGGTGGGCGACCGGCCGCTCATCGTCCCGATCGGTCGCACGCATGTCCAACTCGACTAG
- a CDS encoding ABC transporter ATP-binding protein yields the protein MSATATRPAPATLHTATGREASRWVAAHCREVPWLSAATVLTTVAGAALQVLPVLLLGRVVDGVVEGESRSVLVTIGVLIGAAALLGAAATAVSTYLIGRLGADLLARLREGAVRAVLGMPSARIEQVGRGDVLSRVGDDVAVISKGIRTAIPTVFSAGVLVTIATFGMFGLDWRLGLAGAGALPAYALALRWYLPRSAPLYRKQRVAQADRAQALISGLNGIDTVRAYRLEGVFREKVTSESWRVRDLGIEVFRFFGRFVGRENRAEFIGLVLILLVGYALLEADAATLGEVSAAPLLFHRLFGPLGLIMFTFDEAQKSGASLTRLVGVLGEAGEGRLVGDPAVAPADAEPLPVTVRGLTFRYPGAEEPVLRDVDLTIPAGGSLALVGATGAGKTTLAALIAGIGTPEAGSVRIGATDLAGLDEAGARALVSILTQETHVFSGPLADDLRLSAPGATDAELTDALRTVGADAWVQALPDGLNTTVGEGGERLDVTKVAQIALARLVLARSPVVVLDESTAEAGSEGAAELERAVVAACAGRTTLFVAHRLTQAMAADRIAVLDAGRVVEQGTHDELVALGGRYARLWQAWREGS from the coding sequence GTGAGCGCGACCGCCACCCGCCCCGCCCCGGCGACCCTGCACACGGCGACCGGACGCGAGGCCTCCCGATGGGTCGCGGCGCACTGCCGCGAGGTGCCCTGGCTGTCGGCGGCCACCGTGCTCACCACGGTGGCCGGCGCGGCGCTCCAGGTGCTCCCGGTCCTGCTGCTCGGCCGGGTGGTCGACGGCGTGGTCGAGGGCGAGTCCCGCTCGGTCCTGGTCACCATCGGGGTGCTGATCGGGGCCGCCGCGCTGCTCGGCGCGGCGGCCACCGCGGTGTCGACCTACCTGATCGGCCGGCTGGGCGCCGATCTGCTCGCACGGCTGCGGGAAGGGGCCGTCCGGGCGGTGCTGGGGATGCCGAGCGCCCGCATCGAACAGGTCGGCCGGGGAGACGTGCTGTCCAGGGTCGGCGACGACGTGGCCGTCATCTCCAAGGGCATCCGTACGGCCATCCCCACGGTGTTCTCGGCCGGAGTGCTGGTCACCATCGCCACGTTCGGCATGTTCGGGCTGGACTGGCGGCTCGGACTGGCGGGCGCCGGCGCGCTGCCCGCGTACGCGCTGGCCCTGCGCTGGTACCTCCCGCGCTCCGCCCCGCTCTACCGCAAGCAGCGGGTGGCCCAGGCCGACCGCGCGCAGGCGTTGATCAGCGGTCTGAACGGGATCGACACGGTCCGGGCGTACCGCCTGGAGGGCGTCTTCCGCGAGAAGGTCACCAGCGAGTCCTGGCGGGTGCGCGATCTCGGTATCGAGGTGTTCCGGTTCTTCGGCCGGTTCGTCGGCCGGGAGAACCGCGCCGAGTTCATCGGGCTGGTCCTGATCCTCCTGGTGGGGTACGCCCTGCTGGAGGCCGACGCCGCCACCCTGGGCGAGGTGTCGGCGGCCCCGCTGCTGTTCCACCGGCTGTTCGGTCCGCTGGGCCTCATCATGTTCACCTTCGACGAGGCGCAGAAGTCGGGCGCGAGCCTGACCCGGCTCGTCGGTGTGCTGGGGGAAGCCGGGGAGGGCCGGCTGGTGGGTGACCCGGCCGTCGCGCCGGCGGACGCCGAGCCGTTGCCGGTGACGGTGCGGGGGCTGACGTTCCGTTACCCCGGCGCCGAGGAACCGGTGCTGAGGGACGTCGATCTGACGATCCCGGCCGGGGGTTCGCTCGCGCTGGTGGGTGCGACGGGGGCGGGCAAGACGACCCTGGCCGCGCTGATCGCGGGCATCGGGACTCCCGAGGCCGGGTCGGTCCGCATCGGCGCCACGGACCTGGCGGGTCTGGACGAGGCCGGGGCGCGGGCCCTGGTGAGCATCCTGACGCAGGAGACACACGTGTTCTCCGGCCCGCTCGCCGACGACCTGCGGCTGTCCGCGCCCGGGGCGACCGACGCCGAACTGACGGACGCGCTGCGCACGGTCGGCGCCGACGCATGGGTCCAGGCGCTGCCCGACGGGCTGAACACCACGGTCGGCGAGGGGGGTGAACGCCTGGACGTCACCAAGGTGGCCCAGATCGCCCTGGCCCGGCTGGTGCTGGCCCGCTCGCCCGTGGTGGTGCTCGACGAGTCCACCGCGGAGGCCGGCAGCGAGGGCGCCGCCGAGCTGGAACGCGCGGTCGTGGCCGCGTGCGCGGGCCGGACCACGCTGTTCGTGGCGCACCGGCTGACCCAGGCGATGGCGGCGGACCGGATCGCCGTGCTGGACGCGGGCCGCGTCGTCGAGCAGGGCACGCACGACGAGTTGGTGGCGCTGGGCGGCCGGTACGCGCGGTTGTGGCAGGCCTGGCGCGAGGGTAGTTAG
- a CDS encoding iron-siderophore ABC transporter substrate-binding protein, protein MLLHRTTRRTPWRRAAALLSAAALGVGLLAGCGSETDSADKGSDNTSTAAAGAFPVTVEHAFGTTKVTEAPKRVVTVGYTDDQTVLAFGIKPVGMTDQYPNPAGQSPDINTQWPWVKDKWGDTKPEVIMKNGDTGPNYEKIAALRPDLIVAVYSEIDQAGYDKLSKIAPTVARTKAEKEPFSAPWQDNALHIAKALGKAEEGEKMVQDIQGKLDAAKKANPELAKQTAVVLSWYENSVAPFTSTDVRGRLVTGIGFKYQTEIDKVADGSFYTKLSPERVDLVDVDRIFVINDKADTASLKKFKLFANLDAVKKGNVSYLLDSEGPAVGAAISQGTLLSMPYAVDELVKSVAE, encoded by the coding sequence ATGCTCCTCCACAGAACGACGCGCAGGACGCCATGGCGGCGGGCCGCGGCACTCCTCTCCGCCGCGGCGCTCGGCGTCGGCCTCCTCGCGGGGTGCGGTTCCGAAACCGACTCGGCGGACAAGGGCAGCGACAACACCTCGACCGCCGCGGCCGGTGCCTTCCCGGTCACCGTGGAGCACGCGTTCGGCACCACGAAGGTCACCGAGGCCCCGAAGCGGGTCGTCACCGTCGGCTACACCGACGACCAGACCGTCCTGGCGTTCGGCATCAAGCCGGTCGGCATGACCGACCAGTACCCGAACCCGGCGGGCCAGAGCCCCGACATCAACACCCAGTGGCCCTGGGTGAAGGACAAGTGGGGCGACACCAAGCCCGAGGTCATCATGAAGAACGGTGACACCGGCCCCAACTACGAGAAGATCGCCGCTCTGCGCCCGGACCTGATCGTCGCGGTCTACTCCGAGATCGACCAGGCCGGCTACGACAAGCTCTCCAAGATCGCGCCTACGGTGGCCCGCACCAAGGCCGAGAAGGAGCCGTTCAGCGCCCCCTGGCAGGACAACGCCCTGCACATCGCCAAGGCACTCGGCAAGGCCGAGGAGGGCGAGAAGATGGTGCAGGACATCCAGGGCAAGCTCGACGCGGCCAAGAAGGCGAACCCCGAGCTCGCGAAGCAGACCGCCGTCGTACTGTCCTGGTACGAGAACTCGGTGGCGCCCTTCACCTCCACCGACGTGCGCGGCCGGCTCGTGACGGGCATCGGCTTCAAGTACCAGACCGAGATCGACAAGGTCGCGGACGGCAGTTTCTACACCAAGCTCTCGCCCGAGCGCGTCGACCTGGTCGACGTCGACCGCATCTTCGTCATCAACGACAAGGCCGACACGGCGTCGCTGAAGAAGTTCAAGCTGTTCGCCAACCTCGACGCCGTGAAGAAGGGCAACGTGTCCTACCTGCTGGACAGTGAGGGCCCGGCGGTCGGCGCGGCCATCTCGCAGGGCACCCTGCTGTCCATGCCGTACGCCGTCGACGAGCTCGTGAAGTCGGTGGCCGAGTAG